The Nycticebus coucang isolate mNycCou1 chromosome 17, mNycCou1.pri, whole genome shotgun sequence nucleotide sequence GTCTGAGTGGAGCACCTAAATGACAAAGTGTGGGGCAGCTTGCCTGAGAGGTGGGGAACCAGGAGGCTACATTCTGCTTCATCCTGAATCAAGACACTGGATGAGGGGAATTCCCAGAGTCTCCTGGTCTCCAGCCTGGAACGGAAGATGTTGAGTGTGTAGCAAAAGACAGAATGAGGGATGGCTGAAACTAAAAAAGTTATCTTGTAAAAACTGTttctagagaaaagagaaattgagCACTTTTTGAGACTTGAGTACactaaaacacacacatagacaGGGTACactgggtcacacctgtaattccagcactttgagaagcttgAGGCTAGGAGATGCAGACtagtctggacaacatagtgagaccccggtatctacaaaacttttttttttttgagacagtctcactatgtcaccctcagtagagtgctatggcctcacagctcacagcaacctccaactctcggcttaagtgattctcttgcctcagcctcccaagtagctggtactacaggcgcccgccacaacacccagctattttgttgttgttgttgtagttgtcattgttgtttggcaggtctgtgccaggtttgaacctgccagccccagtgtatgtggccagtgccctagctgctgagctacaggcaccaagcctacaaaaagcttttttaaaaatgagctgggtgGGGCTTGgaacccgtagcacagtggttactgcaccagccacatacactgaggctggcgggttcaaacccagcccgggccagctacacaacaatgacaaccacaacaaaaaatagccagtagttgtggcagttgcctgtagtactggctacttgggagactgaggcaatagactcacttaagcacaagagtttgagattgctgtgagctgtgatgctgcggcactctactgatggcaacatagtgagactctgtttcaaaaaaaaaaaaaattagctgggtgggttGGCAGTGCCAGgaatcccagctgctcaagaagctgagaaaggaggatcacttgagcccaggagtttgaggttgcagtgagctgtaatcatACTGCTGACTCCAACCTgtcccataaataaataaatatcacacATATATTCTTAGATGAAGTTACACTTAGACAAATGCAAAGAGATATAgaattcttatttataaaaaccaaagggagctactcgggaggctgaagcaagagaattgctaagcccaggagttggaggtttttgtgagctgtgatgccacggcactctctatcgagggcgataaagtgagactctgtctctaaaaaaaaaaaaacaaacctaagggaggctcggtgcccgtagcacagtggttacagcaccagccacatacactgagcctggtgagtttgaacctggccccagccagctaaacaacaatgacaactgcaacaaaaaatagccagacgttgtggtggacacctgtggtcctggctacttgggagactgaggcaagagaatcacttaagcccaagagtttgaggttgctgtgagctgtgacaccaaagcactctacccaggatgacatagtgagattctgtttccaaaaaaaaaaaaaaaaaacctaagggaGAAAGATCCTGAAAGGGAAAAGAATGTCTTGTGTGGGAGTGACAAACATTAAATTCTATGAATTGGTTGCCCCTAGAGTGAGGGGGAAGGGAGCAGTCAGGGAGTGGAggcttatattttatttgtgaaatattttagttcctaacattttgaaaataaaatgtggcaaactatttttttttttgagacagaggctcactttgtcatccttggtagagtgccatggtgtcacagctcacagcaacctcaaactcttgggcttaagcaattctcttgcctcaacctcccaagtaaccagGTCCAGTCCAAGTAACCAGCACTAGAGGCGCCCAACACAATGGctggctaaaaacaaaaaacaaaacagtggctAAAGACCTAAACATGTCCAGAGTCCCCCTTGCTGAAGTCTACATGGACCATGGTGGGAGCAGAGGATGATCAGAGCTTTGAGCTCATTTGGAGGAGGTCAATCAGAGGCTTCAAGATCAGCCAGAAACAAGTCCTCACTCACTTTGCACGTCAGGTCAGTATCCcagagtcctgggctcaagtgagcttGAAGGTCTGAGTGGAGCACCTAaatggttgtagttgtcattgttgtttgggggcctggactggattcgaacctgccaactccagtgtatgcggctggtgtcctagctgctggGCTAAAGGCGCTGAGCCAAAATGTTGCAAAGTATTAAGAAAAGacagggcgacacctgtggctcagtcagtaaggcgccggccccatataccgagggtggcggcttcaaacccggccccaggagaactgcaacaaaaaaatagccaggcgttgtgtcgggcgcctgtagtcccagctgcttgggaggctgaggcaagaaaattgcttaagcccaggagttggaggttgctgtgagctgtgtgattagccagggccataaagtgaaactctgtctctacaaaaaaaaaaaaaaaaagaaaagaaaagacagagctGATGGAGATTTagagacttattttatttatgtgtgtgtgtgtgtgtgtgtgtgtatggtggtcataaaattcatgtgcaatttaaaatagtgtgtgaTTTAAATTCCCTATAAACTTATGGACAGCctgtatacataaatatatgtatatatctttgaAAGAGTAGATTATAATCTACAGTTTCCAGTGTGTTTGAGAtattgcatttaaaaagaaaagatcaaagcACAGCAACTCCAGGAAattggctggggtggggagtcAGCATGTCCTGGTAGGGGCAGGGTAGGTGGGGCACTAGCCTGGTTTCTGGGATCTGgtgaaggtggggtggggtggggaggcagacCCAGGCTCCTTAAGCTGCCAGGAGGCATGAAAAGAAGTGCCAAGGAGGAAGCTTAAGGTACTACCAGAGTTAAAAGCTGAGCCCAGGGTAGCCCAGACGTTTCTAGAAGGAAGTAGTACAATGAGGGAGAGAGCAGTGAGGGTGTGTGCACAGGGTGTGTGTCCTGGGAACCCCACAGACGTGGCAGCTCCGGGTAGGGGCCAAGCTAGGGCAGCCAGTCCTCCTTTACCTGGCTGGCCACCAGTCCCAAGAGAGCACTGCGCTGTCCCGGACAATGCACCAGGTAGACTCTTTGCTCACCCCTTCCTGCCAGACTAACTTGACTCCCTGCAGGGGCCCCAGGCCTTTCACCAGCCCaagcttccttttttcctctgtaCATCCGGAGCTGCTACCTCACCCCCTGTCTTTGGAGTTCTAAGGGTTAGGTCCCTAAGAGTCTCATAACTTGCAAGAAGGAGTAGATATTGGGCTTTCCACAGCAAAGAAACAATGTGGGACAGAGGATGGTGGGCAGTGCGGCTGAGGGACTGGAAGAAATAGGTTTGTCCTGTGTAGTCTTTCCTGGACTCCACCCTTTCCTTGCCTACCCACGGGGAAGGCTAGGCTGAGGGCACAAGGTTAAAGACAGGATCTTTACCTACCCCTGGGATCTGCTCCAGGACAGTCCTAGGAAGGGGGCATGCTAGGGAGAAAAAGTTTCTTGAGCCTGTGATGACCTCATCAACCCTGGGGTTTACAGTTTTGAGGTTTGCTACTTTACAGTGATGCCCCCTCCAACCTTTACTGAACACCAGCTGGCTAGAGACTGACAGAGGTAGGGATCATGCACCCTACTTTTTCATAGAAGAATCCATGGGCCCTCACAGAGGTATATTGGCACAGGGTCCCCTTAATCCATCCTGGGCAGAGCTAGTAATTTATACTGAGCACCTCCTTTCTTCCAATCTCCCTGAGCCTGATCCTGACACCTGGGAGGGCATACTTACGGGATAAGGTATCCCCCCTACCTGGGGGGTCAAGTCTCCTTTTCCTCCCTcgacccagggtaccacctttcTACCTTCTACGTGAGTCAGAAGTAAGGGGAGCCTAAGATGTTAGACAATGACTCCCTTTTTCTAGGACTTTAAGAAGCAGCAGCCCACTGACCACTGCCTACCACCTAGGATGTGGGACAGCAGCCATAGCATGCTAAGATTCCTGACCCAGGACATAGGATCTTTTTAGGAATTTTGCTAAAGAGTGAAAAAGAAAGGGCATTGGGAGGGGACTTGGGAGGCCAAACTCTATAGGCCAGACTGTAATGAAgcttcttcttttattcttttccaaatgactttgtctccttttctctgtttcttttttctccttatcttttctttctttctttttttttttttgagattgagtcttattttgtcacccttggtagagtgccatagtgtcatatctcacagcaacctcaaactcatgggcttaagtgatcctcttgcctcagcctcccaagtagctgggactacaggcacccgtgacaatgcccagctgtttttagaaatatggtcttgctctggctcaggctggtctccaacctgtgagctcaggccatccacctgccttggcctccctgagtgctaggattacagacatgagccaccatgcctggcccgtttttttttttttttttttttgagacagagtcttactctgtcaccctgaattcagtgccatagtgtcataggtcacagaaacctgtaactcctgggtttgagcaatccttgtgcctcagcctcctgagtagctgagaccacaggtgcctaccacaatgcctgactagtttttccatttttgtttattttaaagttttattgacttattttttttctgaggcagaatctcactttgtcacccctggtagagcgCGCgtggcatcgtaactcacagcaacctcaaactcatggactcaagcaatcctcttcattcagcctcccaagtagctgggattacaggcacctgccgcaacacctgtttttttttgttctttttttccagaatcGGGTTCTTGCTCAGGggggtctcaaattcctgagctcagctcaggcaatctaccagccttggcctcccagtgtgctaggattacaggcagtgaGGCACTGTGCCAgccccttttcctctttctctctgtatcctgTATCCccttccatcttttttcttttttgaaacagtcttattttgccaccctcggtagagtgctctggagtcatagctcacagcaacttcagactcttgggctcaagctatcctcttgcctcagcctcccaagtagctgggactacaggtgcctgccacaatgcctggctattttttattgtacttttttatttttttgtttagcaggccccagccaggttcaaaccaccagccccggtgcacgGAGCtagcactctaaccattgagctacgacACCCAgccacctgcctattttttagagacatggtatcgctcttgctcaggtatctaactcaaggaatccacctgcctcagcctcccaaagtgctaggattctaagtgtgagccaccactcccagcctcatcttttttttttattctctctgttGCTATGTGTGCTTTATCTATGTGTGTTTCTCTGCctttctgctctctctctgttcatgtctttttttttttgagacagagtctcgctttgtcacctttggtagagtgctgtggtgtcacagctcacagcaacctcaaacccttgtgcttaagcgattctcttgcctcagcctcccaagtagctgggactataagcgcctgctacaatgcccggctaattttttgttacagtcgtccttgttgtttagcaggcccaggccgggctcaaacccccagcctcagtgtgtgtggccggcaccctatgcactgagctacgggcaccgcctcTGTTCATGTCTTTATTCTGTCTCTTGTCTCTCTTTCTCGGTCTTTGTCTCtgctcctctctgtctctccctcagTTTCCTTTGAGGGGTCAGTCTCTATTTTCATCGTTTTCTTTGTGCACACATCCAAgtcactttctctctctgccacttCCCTCCCAGGCTGGCCACTACGCCTGGCCTTCTCCAGCTTTGAACAGCTCATCTGGACAGGAACCCCAGAAGCAGCTCCCGGAGGTGCCAGGTGGGGCCTGGGAATCTCCTGGAGGGGATGGGCTTCCCCTGCTCACTATCATCGTCGCTGCCTTTGTCCTGCTGGCAGTCTGCATCGTGGTGGCAGTCCACTTGGGGCCAAGGCTGCACCAGGGCCATGCCATTCTCCCTACGGAGCCACCAGCCCCAAAGCCAGAGGGTGGCATCTACCTCATCCACTGGCGGGTGCTGGGCCCCCAAGGCAATCATGAAGAAACCCAGCAGGGACCTCTTCTCTCTGGCTCCTGCCCTGAGCCATATGGGCCCAGGCCCAGCATTGATGAAGTCACATACCTGTAGGAGGGAGAATTTGGAAAGTTTGCCTGACCTGGCTCAACACAAGAAACTGGACAGAGAATTAGAGCAAAAGCAAATTGCAGCCTGGACCAGCAGCACTTCAGAGGGCACATCAGACACAGCTGGAGCTGCCCTCTCAGAATATTTACAGAGAAAGCCCCCTTTTTCACAGGGGAAATAAAACAAGCTTGGGACCTTGCCAAGAAACAcgctgctgggcggcgcctgtggctcagtcggtagggcgccggccccatatgccgagggtggcgggttcaaacccagccccggccaaactgcaacaaaaaaatagctgggtgctgtggcgggcacctgtagtcccagctactcgggaggctgaggcagaagaatcgcctaagcccaggagctggaggttgctgtgagccgtgtgacgccacggcactctacccagggcagtaaagtgagactctgtctctacaaaaaaaaaaaaaaaaaaaaaaaaagaaacacgcT carries:
- the SMIM33 gene encoding small integral membrane protein 33 codes for the protein MHQAGHYAWPSPALNSSSGQEPQKQLPEVPGGAWESPGGDGLPLLTIIVAAFVLLAVCIVVAVHLGPRLHQGHAILPTEPPAPKPEGGIYLIHWRVLGPQGNHEETQQGPLLSGSCPEPYGPRPSIDEVTYL